A segment of the Lycium barbarum isolate Lr01 chromosome 7, ASM1917538v2, whole genome shotgun sequence genome:
AGGCATACCTTGTCTTTTTGCGTGTGAGGCCGCTAGTTCAATTCCCAGCCGAAGGTATACAAATGGGGGAAGTCTTACTTTTAATTCCTTAATTTGTGAATGAAACCACTTTTTGCTGTTTTTATTTTCTCTAACAGCAGTTCCTAGGTGCTCAGAATTTATCTGGAAGGCTTCAAAAAGGTAATAAGAAAGTTCCCAATTCTTCTACTGAACCTAGTGCCAATTCTTCTACTGAACCTAGTGAGCTTGCGAATCTTTTGATTAGCTCTATTTTGGCTTAAATCATCGACCGGCCCTTCAGTATATATCGCCTACGAGTACAAACGATTCTGGCAAGGCGGGTGAGTTTTTTTTAACCGCCTACCTAAAAATTTGAAATCCCTTAATAATTAAGTATTTTCATCAACTAGAGTCAAGCTATTAAGTATTCTTTTCAAATTTAACTAGAGTCAGTGTCAGTAAGTGTGGATGCATGAAAATGTACTTTGGAATTTTTCTCATCCATAAAATCCTTCaggagatgaaaaaaaaaaaaaaaacaatccttCAGGGGTTAATAATGACCTAACAAATGCAAAAATAGCCTTGATGACATAACTAATGCATATCTGGTGAAGTATATAACTCCAAATTAATCTACTATTTGTTGATACTATAAAATGTTACGGGAGGAACTAAATGTCAGAGTTAGCCATGCCTAAATGTAATGACATAGGCCACTACAGTAATCTTCAATTTGAATCGAATCCTTAAGTAATTTGAAGGCAAAAAGGAATAATTAATAAGTAGATAAATGAGCAAAAGAGTGTTTCAAGCATCAATTTCTTTTTCCAAGAAACTTAGTTGTCAAAAATCAACTTGGACACCTCAACCCAACCCTATACTTATTAGACACTTCAATATTAACAAATGCCTACCTATTAAACATTTGTCTGACAATTAGTCAAAAACTAAAGTGCGTGTAGTACACACGCGGATGAGGTGGCAAAATAACGAATTATATAAAGACATGTGGCACTTTAGcccaaaataatatttttgagtataaaaaaagaaaaattatgttTTGATCTATTTAACTaatccccccacccccaccccaccccccccacccccaccccccaaaaaaaaaaaactctcctCCTTTCCCCTGAAACCACCCATTCACGGTGAATGATTCACCCGCCTTCGACCCCACCATCCACTTTCCTCCTTGCCACCATGGCCACTACCTCCTGCACTTACAGTACACAAACACAGCCATAACCAACCACCAGCGGCCAGCAGAAACTAGCCATCACGCAGAGTCTTTCATCGGCCATGACAAAACCACCACCAGTCCTCATCTTCTTCTTCTCagggaaaaaaaaattctctctggATAACAATACTTGGATGAACTCAACTCAAGTTGGAAAACAAATCCAAAACCTAATCCACAGAAAACCCAATATTGATAATCTCATGGTGTGCTTCACTTTCCTAAGAACTATGTTCCTCAGTTTTCTTTGTAGGCAGTAAGTGTTTATTGAATTTTTAGAAAGGGAAATGTTGCCAGAAATTGGAAAAAGAAAATCGAGCTATGGGTAATTCATATTGTTCAATATCAAGACCCATAGAAAGATAATTTAGAGGGGACGAGATACCAGCAATTGCTAAAACTCCAACCGGCGCCACCTTTTTTTCATTTCGGCGGCCGTCCGAGCAAAATCAGTTGATTTTATTGGGGTCTTGGTGGGGGTTGTGGTGAGGGTGTGAGGTATGAGGTGTAGGGTAGGTGGCTCTTGGGTGGGTGTGGTACTGGATGAGGTGTcaaagatttttttaaaaaaataaataaataaataaataagaaagaagaaaaaaaggaatgttttgaaaaaaaaatgaaaaaagttgTTATAACACTGATTTCACGCACTCAACAGCAAATGAATTTCACTTGCTGTGCCACGTCTGGAAGAGGTGTTTAATAGATACATATTTTTCAAGATGAAGTGTCTAATAGGTATAAAAGGCTGGATTGAGGTGTCAAAGTGAATTTTGTCGATAACTTTAAGGAGCCATCGATGACTTAAGCCTTTTAATTTGGCTCGCTTATCTTTCCTTGGTTCTTTCCCTACTTCATGAAGTGAATTTACTTTTAAGGACCTCCTTCACAATGAGATGCTccacacccccacccccacccccaccccttctctctctctcctttttttttttttctttctttttccctcTCCCTATCCCATATTCTTTTGCCCTCCCTTGTCTGGTTCATATTCAAGGATTTCTGAAGTTTCAGCAACTCTACCAATTCTTAGTTGTTTGGGAACTTTAACGCAATCAATGGAACAGGTGTGTAACTGGAAAAAATACTTGATATTGTCTTCCAGGGCTTTGAAAATCCCTCAGGTTCTGATGAAACTGCTTATGCAATTCTGATGTGTAATTTTCTTTAATGTTATACCTGTAGAGGGTCTATACTATCAATAACACAACTAAAGTGCTGTTTGTCTTGTGCAGAAATAAAATAGATTCGTGGAGAAGGCCGTAGAGCAAGGAAATTATCAACAAATAAACAGGAAGAGGATATGTGGGGTGGGCTAAAGAGGAAAGTTCAGACAGGCAGAAATATAGAAGAGGTATTTGATATGTATAATAATAGGGAAATACCTGACTGCCAGTGTCCATGCAGCTGAGGTGTGTATTAGTTGTTGTGTTCCAGAATCGAATGCACCGATCAGCTGTGCCACCACCAGAAGCTAGAAGCCCATGAACATGGGGGGACCATGCAATCGCTTTTACAGCAGCCGTATGCTCACAGTACTTCAATACAGGTTGTGTTGAATGGTTGTTCCATACGAATAGCTGGTCATCAAGATTCATATGAGAAACTGTTAACCAAGAGCCTAAGAGAGCAAAATATTATTATCTTGCAAGTATCTAATTAACCACATACTCTGTTATCATTTCCACCAGAAGCTAATTCACGGCTATCATAAGACCATTTGAGCCCACAGACCTGAAAAGAAGTAGTTGGTATTAAGATGCAAGCAAAAGTAAACCAAAAGATCTGATTAAAAAGAGTTAAAATGACGAGAAGCAAGAAGGAAGTCTAACCTCTGACTTGTGACCACTTAGCTTACTGACATAATCTTCTTGAGCTCGTATATCACGCTGAAGAATACTCTTGTCCCGGCTTCCTGAAGACAACTGGGAGGAGCTCCAAGCCAGCGCACCAACTCTTAGACGATGCCCTTCCATTGTTCTTATCCTCTTACTTTGTGAGGCATCCCATAACTGTGCCAAATGAGATTTAAACACCAGTTAACCAGATAAACAATTGTATTCTTCATCCCAGAGAGAGGATCTAAATAAATTTTCATGTCCAAATAGAAAACTGAGTCTCATGCAATAGATTGCACATGaataaaggaaaacaaagatcaaatttATTCCAACAACAGAGCTAATGTTAGCTTTAGGACGCCCAAATTCAAGGGATAGAGGAGAGAATGAAAAGAAACAACTGTAAGCTTTTTGGCTATAAAGTTATTCCTTCACAAGCTTTAAATCTCATGTCTTGCTTAAGAAAAATATAGAACAACAACTGTGATAACAAGCCCATGCATTCAAATAATTCTTTCCATGGAATTTATCTTCAGTCGTAAAGTTCTTTTGTAGTAGACTTCGTTCATAATATACCACAATATGACAACTTCACAATGAATGTATGGAAAAGTTTTTCTTTTATATCCAAAGAACAAACTAAATATGCAAATTCCAACTAATGCAACGAGAACAGCCTCAGCAAGTTCTTCAAGTTTATGCTACTTTATTTCATTGGAAAGAATTAGCTTACAGAATTAACATATAGAGAGAAGATCGAGATAAAAATGCAGTTTAGTGGGATTGAGGTATTTTATGGATATAACAGTACCACCAAAGGTAGGACAAGCAGTTTTCTTTTGAGagggactatttttttttttttaaaataaggttTTGAGAGAGCCTACATTGTCTACCATGTTTGAAAGAGATTATGTTTTTGACTCAAGGATGTATACTACTGGATTAATCCGCAAAAAAATCTAAAATTGTTCGAGAATATGTGATTGGATCGTGTTAACAATGTTCTTTCGTATAAGAACAGGAAACAAGATGAACAAAATAAGCATACCACACCTGAACTTTCCCATTACTTGTTCCAATAGCAAGATGTGTACCTCGCTGTGCCCACCCGACTGAACTAACATCACCATCAATGCCCAAGTCGCACAACTGCACTACCTGCTATGCATTCAACAGAATTAAATTATGTTTATCAGCCAGATAGATACATTAGTCAagcaaaaattacataaatatctCCATCAAAGAAAACATAACGAAGCTGAAAGACTCACCTTGCTACTAGATGCATGCCATAGATATACACAGCTCCCCAGTCCCACGGCTAACACATTCTGCGAAGACCAGTCCACAAGGTTTAGATAAAAATCGTCTTGCAACGCAGGTGCATCCAGTACCTAGCAAGAACCATTCAAGCACCAACATAAGCCTTCTCATCTGGCAATAAAAATTCACCttgaagcaagaaaaataaaaaatacaaaaaaaactAAAAAGGAAACCTCACAAGATAAGAACTTTATAGAACCCTAAACAGAGAATAATCAAGAtccaaaaaaacaagaaaaaggaaAGAGGGTGGTGATTTAGGTGGCTGCTGAGGGAATTAACACCTAATAAACGTCATTCCTACTCTACGTCCCACAAGTAGGGATGCCGGTCTGCCGGATAAGCTTTTCCACTGTCACAACGAGCTGACACTAAGGGATCATTTGGTAGGGTGTATTAGGTAGTAGAATAATGCTGGATTAAAAATTAAGTACAATGTTTGGGTGCAAATTTAAGCCTAGTACAACTAACACCAATATTACTtatacaccctattcagtactattcttatacatagtaaaCCATGGAATTAATAATAccagtactattcttatacaccctattcagtactattcttGATAATGCTGTAACTTTTgatacaacaaaccaaacagtTAATATAAAATAATGCCTCCCAGCATAACTACTCTCAACATTACTAATTCCAGCATAACTTGTCTTTGAACCAAATGACGCTTAAGTGTTGTAGCTGAAATCCGAACTTAAGATGACCACATTATTACTTCTTACATTAACCACTTCATTATGCCCACAAAAATCCTACTACAATAATAATTATCATAAAAAAACTCAATTTTTGAACTTTCCTGGGAATCTTAACAGGGCTAGGACTAACAACACCACGCAGCTGATCATCATCAACCCCAAAAGGCGATAAAGAATGCAAAGGCTGATACTTATACACCCTATTCATGAACCTTATTCAGTACTATTTTAtaaattatgcaatgcatgttatttttaatacaTCAAACCAAACAGTTGATAACCTAATCCCATCACTATTTGTCTTCGAACCAAACGACCCTTAAGTGTTGTAGCTGAAATCCAAACTTAAGATGCCCAAATTAACACTCCTTATCTTAACCACTTCACTATCCACACAAAAATTCTACTACTAATAATCATCATAAAGAAAACTCAACTTTTTTTTACCTGTACTATATTTATACTtatacaccctattcagtactGTTCttgataatgcaatgcatgttatttttaatacaaCAAGTCGATGATAAATAATGCCAGCATAACTTGTCTtttaaccaaacgacccctaagtgttGTAGCTGAAATCCGAACTGAACATCCCCATattattactccttatattaacCACTTCACTATCCCCACAAAAAATCCTACCAATAATCATCATAACAAAAAAAACTCAATTTTTTTTACCTTATAAGGTGATCTTGGAACTTTCCTGGGAATCTTAACAGGTCTAGGACTAACAACACCACACAGCTGATCATCATCATCAACCCCAACAGGCAATAAAGAATGCAAAGGCTAATACTTATACACCCTATTTGGCTATTCATACACCTTATTCAGTACTATTTTATAAATTAGgcaatgcatgttatttttaatacaacaaaccaaacagtCGATAATAAACAATGGCAGCATAACTAATCCCATCACTATTTTTCTTCGAACCAAATGACATCTAGCTGAAATCCAAACTTAACATGTCCATagtattactccttatattaatCATCAGAAAAATTCAGTTTTTTCTTACCTTATAAGGTGATCTTGGAACTTTCCTTTTTTTGGGAGGCTTAACAGGGCTAAGACTAACACCAGATAGCTGATCATCAAACCTGAAAGGCGATAAAGAATGCAAAGGCTGATTCGTCTCCGTTTTATACCGAAAAATATTGCAATTGGGTCTCTTCAAACCCCTCCCATTTACACCAACAACATTCTTTTCAGGTGTCACAGGTGGCCCGCAATAATCAGGCCCGAATAAGGCAGAACGAAGAAGAGAAGTATACACATTGGTAGAATTAGAAGAATCTTGTTTAGTTGATGAAGAATGTGGGGTTAATGGTAAGTTGAAAAGCGCGAAATTAGATGAAGATCTACTTGGGATGAAACGGTCACTGTAAATTGAACGAGATGGAGAAGGGTGATAGGAATtgattaaattattattattagacTTTAATGGAGTTTTGGGGCTGAGATTAGGAGGTGATTGAGGGTGCATGGAACTTGAGCTAGGGGTTTCCATAGAGGATTTATTTTAAGGGATCTTGAAAACCCTaaggatgaagaagaagaagaaggtgaaGAGGGGATTCTTGAATATTTGTTTTTGTTTAGAGGGAAATATATTTTCTTTTCCCGGGAGAAATAGTAACAGTACTTGGGTTTTGCGCGAAATTTATATGGGTCCCATATAAAGAGTTTTTGTTTAATATGCAGTGTCTTTTATACTTTCCCTTTATTAATTGTTACGACTTGCGAGTGActtttttaaaagaaattattccctccatctcaatttatgcaCTTGAcacgaaattttaaaaaaaaaaaaaaaactttttaaatgTATGGTTTAAAATAAGTTTTATGTAAATGTGTGGTTATAATCATTTCagaaagttaaattgtttctaaatatagaaatgtgacattctttttaggacagattaaaaaagaaatgatgtcacataaattgagatagacgAAATATAAGACGTGTGATTTCCAATTAGGAAAGTtaccaaattttatttttacttaaTAACAACAACTACATACCCAGTATAATTACACATGTGGGGTTTAAGAGAGTGGGGTGTACGCAGCATTACTTGGTAGTTGGTAGGGAGGTTATTTTTTATAGGCCCTTGACTTAAGTAAAACATAGCAAAATCAATAAGGAaaacaaatataataataaaGAATCCATGTAGAAACTAATGAAGAAAAGAAAAGTGGTAACAACAAATAATACGATAATCGTAGCAAGGAAAACAACAGGCAATAATAAAATTGAAGAATAATATAGtactgtaataataataataatactaacagAGGAAAACTAAACAACGTTCGACTACCTACTAACCAATAAATTGATATACTTTTAAAGCCAATAAATCATGTTTCTGTCCTCCTAAATTTTTTCAAAAAGGTTCTTGTCCAATTAGCATTATGTTTATGCAAACATTGAAGGTAACTAAATGTCTTGATTAGATTAATTACCACATAAAAAAAGGGACTAATTGTGAATGAAGTGAAAATTTATAACAACATATTTCATTCAAGATCTTAAAGGGAAAAAACAGTAAGGTACATTGTATTGTACTTGTGGAGAAAAATTGAATTTGATTAACTCAAACTTATAAAACTTTAAAttagaaaattacaaaaaaaaaaaacaatttgaaCAGAAAAGGCGATTAATCAAGTCCAACAAGGGGAATAAATTTTTCCGGGGAGAAATAGTAACAGAACTTGGGTTTTGCGGGAAATTTTGTGGGTCCCATTAAAGGGTTT
Coding sequences within it:
- the LOC132603861 gene encoding B-type cell cycle switch protein ccs52A-like, yielding METPSSSSMHPQSPPNLSPKTPLKSNNNNLINSYHPSPSRSIYSDRFIPSRSSSNFALFNLPLTPHSSSTKQDSSNSTNVYTSLLRSALFGPDYCGPPVTPEKNVVGVNGRGLKRPNCNIFRYKTETNQPLHSLSPFRFDDQLSGVSLSPVKPPKKRKVPRSPYKVLDAPALQDDFYLNLVDWSSQNVLAVGLGSCVYLWHASSSKVVQLCDLGIDGDVSSVGWAQRGTHLAIGTSNGKVQLWDASQSKRIRTMEGHRLRVGALAWSSSQLSSGSRDKSILQRDIRAQEDYVSKLSGHKSEVCGLKWSYDSRELASGGNDNRLFVWNNHSTQPVLKYCEHTAAVKAIAWSPHVHGLLASGGGTADRCIRFWNTTTNTHLSCMDTGSQVCNLVWSKNANELVSTHGYSQNQIILWRYPTMSKIATLTGHTYRVLYLAISPDGQTIVTGAGDETLRFWNVFPSPRSQNTESEIGASSLGRTHIR